The DNA window GACGGGAACACAGCGCCGGACGTCTGGAAGCAGACCTCGTACCCATCCGTGCCCGGAACCCTCGTGAGGTTCGTCGTCTGCGACTGGAGCGCCACCTTGGCGAGCGTGTACGCCGGCTCCGCCAGGAACGTCAGCGTGGTGCCGGAGTCGAAGATGATGCCGTGTCTCCCAGTCCCGGGCGTCGTCGCGGCGCCGATGGAGATACTAGTCAGGCTCACGGTGTAGTAGGTGGACGTTTTGAGGAGCGGCGTGGACTGGACGCCGGCGCCTGTCATCAGGTCGCCGGCGGCGCCGAACAAGAGAGGGCTCGACTTGGAGGTGTCGCTGGTGAGGCAGTAGGAGAAGGTGCCGACCTTGAGCTGCCTGACGAGGGACAGCTTCCCGCGGCCAAGCCCGACaaggccggagccggagccgtatCCGCCCTCCGACATAGTCGTGCAGCCGAAGCCGATGCCTCGCACGGCGTCGCCGCCGAGCGTGAAGGTCTCGCTCGCCATGTAACCCTGCGTGTAGTGGTGCGGGTCACTGGCGAGGCCGTACGAGTACTTGTAGTCACACACTGCGccgctggcgctggcgctggctCCGGCACCGCCGCACGTCGCCAGCGACTGGGACTCCAGCGTACGGCAGAGGCCGCTGGAGCACGGCAGCTTGGAGAAAGACGACGACTTGTTTGGGTAGTAGGAAGGGGAGCCCTGCGGCGCGCACCGCTTGCACGCGCCGCACTTGGCCCAGATGAGGTCGCTGCCggtgtcggcgagggccgacaGCTGCTGCGGCGGCGTGCCCATGGAGAAGGTCATGTCGtatgcgccgccgccgctgtccaACTGCAGCGGCGTCTGCGCGCTCCCTGACCCTGAGGCTGCTGCGTCAAGCAGCCGGGCGGCGAGGATGGACAGCCGTTGGCGAGACTTGTGCGCGGCCCGCGTTAGGTTGATGACCGGTTCGTTGCGGGTCATGGTGGCACGGAAGAAGCCTCGGCGTTCGGAGTAGGCCGGAGGAGCGGCGAGGAGGAAGCAGATCGTCACGAGAACGAGGATGGCCGATCTTGTCGTCGCCATTTCTGGACACCAAAGGATTTCTACCTGctctgatgatgacgacgatgatggctAGGTACGATTGCGAGTATGTATATATAGATTCAGGAGTCCACGATGCCAACAAGTGTGTACAATCGTACGTGATTTACCTTTACACAAAAAGACCACGCGCAGCGTGTTATCCACGGCATTTGGAAAACCGGACCACGCTGGGCTATCCCATGGAACACTAAGTGTGAAGCCGTGTGTATTACTAAGGCATCTTTTAGCACATCTCAACTTCACTAGTGAAACTATTTTTGAACAGCTTTGTCAGTAAATAAGTTGAGCTGTTTTAGAAAAATTGTTGTGCAAAACACTTCACCAATAACTTCATGCATGGCTGAGAGAGAAATTAGGAAGAGAGCTATGTAAAACTACTTTTTTCACCTTCATCTTTATCTATTTCTTTGTGAGAGCATAAAAAAGAGCTTCACCCCATGAGCTGTTTTGAAAAAGAGGTGTTTagcaaagacaaaaaaaaaacagacagCTTATGAAGTAGTGGCGGAACTAGGGGGGCTATAACATCTGACAAACTTATTTTTTTTACCTTTGCTTCAATCACTGTATCTGTAATTATTTTCTAGTGAAAGAGATAACACATttagggcctgttcgcttgtctgaattctgggggaatctggatggtttggagaaatttgtgagagaaaaaaaactattccagatgaaaaaataagcggatcaagccgggtttaagggcacgcgaacggggcctgtCTTGcaacccccacccccccccccccccgcgaacGGGGCCTGTCttgcaaccccccccccccccccccccccccccccccccccccccccccgagttgTACGGCTGGTTCCACCTCTGTTAAAAAGTCATTGGTGAAGCTATGTCAAAATGACCCTAAGTAAAAACTTTGAGAGAAAAGTGAattctattattttattatttgtttATGTAAGTAATATCATTTCATTTTGATTTTTCTGCCTCACGATACTATTTTCTTAGTGAGTGCGCATGGTCTGTCATGGACAAATATTGTAGACCTTTGAGATAGGAACAACTTATTATTGCCCAAACCACCAATAAATCAGTTCACAAACTTCATCAGTTTGACCTTCATTTAAACTAGGAGTAAAACCAATGTTACCTGGTAAAAAAAAATATGCTGAGAAAAAGAATCCAAAAAAGTAGTATTCATGCCAATTAAAAATAGAGTTAAATACCAGCAATAGGCCATAAAATTGTGACCGTGTGACACATGAGTCTATGAACTCTGATAAGATATTTATGGATAACTAAACTTATCCAATAATAACACACCATTCATGGTCTGGAAAGTGTGCTGGCATGGACACTTACCCGTCGGATCCACATGTCGTCCACAACCACGTTTGTCTTCTCCCTTCCcacggtctctctctctctctctagcttttttagtttttttataggGTCTCTCTCTAGCTTTTGGCAGCTTGGAGAATGCCTCCTAGCCGTCGACCATGATCAGAGTCTCAGAGATGAAAGGCTGGTACGGATGGCTTCGAACTGCGGGCTTTGACTGCTGCACAAATGACATAAGGACCCGCGGGTCAGCGTCCATATTGGCCATGGCATGTAGCCAGCAAGGTGCTGCNNNNNNNNNNNNNNNNNNNNNNNNNNNNNNNNNNNNNNNNNNNNNNNNNNNNNNNNNNNNNNNNNNNNNNNNNNNNNNNNNNNNNNNNNNNNNNNNNNNNtgaataggcatcaaggtaaggtaaatcccatgctatacttgccttggttcacaaactcttgctggtcctgctggtcatcgaagaattcttggtctccaacgttctcctcaccgtctgaacgcgaccaaacacggcaacatacaacattccaaaggcattcatgcaaagcaaacattcctataattagaacagtacaccaacagtatagaaaacaagataaaatatttatgaaaataatctacgtctcgctacgatcacgtcaacacgaagttcacaaaaaatggagctaaaatgcaaaagttatgatttaaacgggatttcctatagcaatatatttaattaaatctaactatGAAATTtacaagttccaaacttgactaacagtggttctaacatgtagattatgaaattacgaagctaacgcaatttgaatggatcaattcggagctaaaacgatgattttataagcaaaacagttcaaatggcatttctgtaaatactgaaaacgtactttaaactaaaac is part of the Miscanthus floridulus cultivar M001 chromosome 9, ASM1932011v1, whole genome shotgun sequence genome and encodes:
- the LOC136481941 gene encoding aspartic proteinase nepenthesin-1-like, which translates into the protein MATTRSAILVLVTICFLLAAPPAYSERRGFFRATMTRNEPVINLTRAAHKSRQRLSILAARLLDAAASGSGSAQTPLQLDSGGGAYDMTFSMGTPPQQLSALADTGSDLIWAKCGACKRCAPQGSPSYYPNKSSSFSKLPCSSGLCRTLESQSLATCGGAGASASASGAVCDYKYSYGLASDPHHYTQGYMASETFTLGGDAVRGIGFGCTTMSEGGYGSGSGLVGLGRGKLSLVRQLKVGTFSYCLTSDTSKSSPLLFGAAGDLMTGAGVQSTPLLKTSTYYTVSLTSISIGAATTPGTGRHGIIFDSGTTLTFLAEPAYTLAKVALQSQTTNLTRVPGTDGYEVCFQTSGAVFPSMVLHFDGGDMALRTENYFRAVDDSVSCWIVQSSPSHMSIVGNIMQMDYHIRYDLDKSVLSFQAANCETF